tttagttatgctgtcatagctagtcaaTGTGCATCCTCttaaaccattacaggacaagagcATACCTACTGCAGTGTAATAACACACAACTGAAAACCATCACATGTTACCCGCTAGGACGACCTGCCTCCACTCTCCATCCGCAGCTGATTACTGCCAcagtttcatatatatatattaaatgttaacatttttaatttcagtgtaAAAAATGATACTGTACATTTACTGCATTCTGATCAGTACACTAAGAAAAGTAAATGCAACAACAAATACAGAATGGTTTTGAACGTTTTTCTTTGACTCTTTATAGCTATTAGGGGTGGAAAAAAACGGACTGATTTTTCTTTGCTCATGTTTTACCTGTATTAAGAAATCCAGTTGAGGAGCACCCACgagtgtctgtctctgtctctagaCTTTAATAAATCTGATTCTTGACTTTGGTGAGTAGATTTTTGTGTTAGGGCTGGGATTTGAACGCAGGTCAGCAGCGTGAAGCTCTATCCATGAAGCACAGGAGAAGTGAGGAACCCAGCAAGGATGAGCtgaaatgtcattaaagttccaaaagagtttaaaaaaactccaaatcaaaaatataaacaaaaatagctCCACAGTGAGAAGGCAAAAAACAAAAGGTAAAGGTTATCCACAAAGTTCAGTCAATAAATTCAaagaaataatatgaaataaatatgaaaatcacaatgaaaaatatttccTCAAAGAAGTAGTCCAATAGAGATAGATTCTCAAGGCAAAaggtaaaaatcacaaaaacttttCAATAATCCAACAGGCAAGAACAACAGTTTTACTTACAAGTGACATGAGAGGCTGGCCTTAGCACAACTAAACACCAAGCAAAGAAACTAAGATAGAAGGCAACTTAAATACACACAAGGGAATGAGACACAAGCGATGCATTAGGTGGAAATACAACTCCTCCTAGTGTTGGAGAATGGAAAGATTTAAGGTGGAAGTTTGATGGGTTTATTCCCCATGGCCCAAAGTTCTTCCATCCAGGGCTGTTACCacaagaggagaggagagggagtCAGAAGGAATCTGGAGATTCTCAGCTAGGGAAAAATCCACAAACTTACCAGCCATGCCTGAATCCACCAAGGCCTGGAGCTCGTATTGTTGGTTATTCCAGGAGAGCATGGCTGGTAGATACAGTCCTGAGTTGGAGGGTAGTAACTCCAGTCACAGTTCTCAACTGACTGCAGTTGTATTTTCTCAACAGGAACTGGGTGACCTCACATCTTGGGATTTACAGGGGGGTATGGAGATGGACTTGTGGCTCAAGTCCCTCTCCCTGAGTCGACTGTCCAAACGAACTGCCAGTTCTATGAAGGACTTGAGCAAAGAAACTAAGAAAGAGGGCAACTTAAATACACACAAGGAAATGAGACACAGGTGACAgcaataacactaataacagaCAGAGGGAACACAACACGAGGGAAAAATGAGGACTCTAGTGGCCAGAACACAGAATAGCAAGTCCAAATTCCTGACATTGTTGCATTTGGATATTTGAATATTCTTTTGGATTTaccttcatatatatatatatatatatatatatatatatatatatatatatatatatatatatatatatatacactatatggccaaacgttagTGGACACCTGTGAcaacattcatacagcatgtgcttgttgaacatcccgttccagatttagtcccaatttgctgttatcctccactcctctgggaaggctttccactacattttggagcgtggctgtggggatttgcccattgacCCACGAcagctttagtgaggtcaggtactggtGCTGGGCATgtaggcctggggtgcagtcaccattccagttcatcccaaaggtgttcagtggggatgaggtcagggctctgtgcaggacactcgagttcttccactccaaccttggcatagattcatgccttcatttgtcttcatgtgataatgacagtgtgcacaggagcattgtcatgctggaacaggtttgtgccccttagttgcagtgaagggaaactgtaatgttacagtcTACAAAGACATTtaatacaattgtgtgcttccaaacttgtggcaccagtttggggaaaaaccacatatgggtatgatggtcaggtttccgcaaacgtttggccatatagtgtatatatatactgtatatatatgattttcATGAAACAAAATTTTCTGCAGGTGTTGCTATAGTCAGTCAATAAGAAACCtaaggaaagaaggaaatatTCTCTGTGTGCCAACTAgctttgatattgatattgatctAGACTATTGCTCTTTTGTATTTGCCTGCTTTATGTCTGTTTGCTCATCGCCTGTTTCATGTGTTTGATTATCACCTTGCTCTCATGTTTTAATACTTAACTAATGCCttcataatgatgaattaataccTGCACTAATCCTTATCACAGGAAATAATGAAGCATACACATAAACAGCCTCTgagtcatatactgtataaacagacATTAACAGTGGAAacagtattagtattaatatcTTGTTAATTAATATCTTCGTCTGCTGTCAAAAATCAAACCTTTTCTAAATCATAAAACCTTAGAGATGGCTGTTCACGCTTTTACTACCTCACGCTTGGACTGCAATTCACTATACTACGGTAGTTCAAAGACTCAAATTGCTCGCCTTCAACTAGTGCAAAATGCTGCTGCCAGATTCCTTCATAATTGCCGTAAAAGCGCTCACATTACTCCAATTCTGAGGACCCTCCACTGGCTGCCTAGCAAATTCAGAatcgattttaaaattcttttatttgtatataaattattacatgATCAAGCCTCCACTTACTTATCTGAATTGTTGCACCTATATACTCCTTTCAGAAGTTTAAGATCTAGCGATCAGAGTCTTCTTTTAGTCCCACACTCCAGACTCAAACGCAGAGGGGATCGAGCTTTTTCAGTGGTTGGGCCGCGGCTGTGGAATAACCTGCCTTTAGAGATTAGATTAGCCCCTTCTCTCACCACTTTTAAGTCTCTCCTAAAAACGTATCTGTTTTCCTTGGCTTATAAATAATCTTCTATTATGGTATTTGcctattattttgtcttcaaaaTGTATATACTCTGCTCCCCTTGTCTTACTAATATATTTTCTTAGTCACTGTATTATTGGGGCTAGACCCTGTCTTAATTGTGTTTAGTGGTGCTGatttctctgttttattttattctttttctgaaCCTCTGTACAGCACTTGGGTCAGTCGTGTGGCTGTTTTTATatgtgctataaaaataaactgaacttgaacttgaacttgattcTGTTTATAGTGACTGAGAATTACTGCAGTGCTGGGAAAGTGAAAGTGGAAGGAAATATCTGAGTCACACCCAGTTCCAGTTTTATATCAGTGACGCAGACTcacacagccggagcagcagCACACAGGTTCAGCTCTACAGCCAGAGCAGAGGAGAAGGTAAGAAAGACTTCATTCTAAAGCACTGATCATTAAGTTTTTCTCATTACATTGTTATTACATAAATGAGAGAGCTTGCTATATATTCTAATTAGAAAAAATCAGCATGTTTAGATGAATGCCATAGCTCACCATGTTGAAGAAGCAAAAGAAATAGTTTCATCCTTTTTGCAATGTATTTACAAATTGATAAAATAATTCCACGTTAACAAATCAAAAGCTGGTCAGAGGAtatgaaagaggtcagaggcaGTTAAAGGCAAAATGATGGACAAACaaaatctttttgtttgtccatCATTTGCCACAATCCAGAATCTAAGAGCTAATAAAACGGGTAAATAGAGAGATAAGGAGTCATACACAAAAGGCAAATACTAAACAACAGCTCAGCACTGACACTAAAGCCTGACTGTGACAGCTGAGGAAGTGTCCTCTAGTGGTGTTTCACTGAACTGTTCCTGATGGATGTAACCAGCAGTTTCACTGATCAGCTGCAGATTCAGTTTCACTGTACAAGTGATACGgtgaaaattaaatatagacGTGAGTCCCTGTATGTATTAATAACCAAGTAATTTAATTCAGTGACACATTTGTACACAGAACTAAAGcaacaacacatctgaggtgCAGTTCAGAGGCCAGTGTCATGAGTTGGGTAAGAAAATGGACTACTAACTGACTTGACACAATCACAGTTCATAATTCAAACCAGTAAAGTAAAgctttgttattattgttttattgttttattgtattttgctgttgtattaatgttgttattgttattattacaatGTTCTCtatttaaacagttaaatttATGCGTAGTTTATACTGATATTGCAGCTTGATCAGTTGTTCCGTCCTTTCTTCAATTTGAATCAACATGAACAACCAACCCCAAAACCAGATCCTGGTAAGTTACTGCAGAAATATGATATTTAAGGAAAGTcatagaaataaacacttgatTGTAGTGTCAAAGACAATCTCGTGTAATGTtggaattcatttttttaaaatcgcAGAATTCGATCGTCAATGGCGGCCAGTGGCGTGGAGGTAATATCAATGATTGcaaaaagacacaaagacaaGATCATTGTGTGCTTAAAGCTGTAATTAGTAGCTCATGGAAAATATGTTAATCTCTTGGTTCTTACTTCTTAAATAGTGAAGGTAACAAACATCTGATGTTGAGGAAACTGAAGGATTTCCAGCCAGGCACTGCAGAAGTCCATGAGCTGAAGATTCTGCTTCACGGCCCAATCGGAGCAGGAAAGTCGAGTTTAATCAACTCCATCAACACCGTCCTCCAAGGATACAACGCCGCCGGTGCACTGGCAGATTCATCAGCTGGTCAAAGTCAGAGCTTCACTTTAAAGGTAATAACtagacaataaaatatttactgtaatgtCTTCAAGCCAGACATCCTTTCCCTGAACTTTACTGAGTACCTGAGATCTTTTTGGCTCAtgtaatatactaatatatctaatgttttaggaaaatattgtatttttctgaatatatatatCTGCCTGAAGATtacactgtgtttaaaaaataatgctagCAAAAGCTTGGCACAGGATACACCTCTGTATTTTGTGTCCAGTTAAAATTTCACAAGCTGAAGAAAGCTGGACCTGGAACTTTCTATCCATTTGTCTTTGCTGACATCATGGGTCTGGAACCAGAGGAATCAAATGGAGTGCAGACTGAAGATATGATCCAAATATTACAGGGTCGTATTAAAGACGGCTACACTGTAAGTTCGTGACCATCATTTAAATTATTGAGGGTATTTTTTGTATTCTATAGAATAAGGAATCTTTACAGTAATTTTAAATACACAGATGggtagcaaaaataaataaatataaataaataataataaaaataaataacataagtGTGGTGTTTTGTCACCACAAACTGACTGAAATGCTTCAGTGTGCCATGGcgtagattctacaagtctgtgGAACCGTGTGAAATGCGATACCTTAAGACTAAAAATTTACTAGTGTACTAGTGGTACAAGTGGAAGACGTATCGTGGGCAAACCTGTGCTGTGCACAACCCACAAACACTGGGTTCGTATATTTACAAGCACAAGATGTAACACTAACAGCATAGCACATTTGCTCTTTGCCCGCAAGGACATTATAGGTTCAGTGAGCACAGAGATCTTACAGGCAGCACTGCAAGCTTTGGAGGCCACAGCAACTGGGCAAGAGCAATGATTGGCTGTGACACAAATGAGAAAGTAAGTCTGGCTTGCTCAAATACAATTTGCAGAGGGAAAAACATGTTGTGCCACCTGTTGCTGCTGCTTGAGCAGGTAGGTTCAGGAGGCACTGGATGACATTCTAACTGCGGAAGAATACAGAGGATTTCTCCAtatggagaaaaatgaaaagtaaaatgaaaatggaagaaTGAGAAGAATTAATATCAACATTAACTGATTGAAAGCTGAAAGTGACAAGCAAGTATGAAAGCTGCCAGTCATATTTGTTTTCAAAAGTTTCAGCAATCTCATACATGACCCCACACTCCACAATTATGGGTCTAGCAAGGGAGACAGGGGACGGTGGCACCGCAGACCGCACACCCTGAAATGATCATTCTGGAAGTGAGGCAAGAGTTACCCTCCACCGTGAAATGGGTTTGGACCAAAGACAAGGGTGACTGCGGGTCAGCAGAGCCCACACCCCGCAAATATGGGCCTGACCCAGAGACAAGGGTCACTGAGGTGCTGCAGATCCCTCACCCTGAGATTATGGCTCTGACACCTGGGAGCGAATACACTGCGCATGTTCCCAAGGGTCAGACGCACTCTTATGAGCACAGTGTGATGTGAAGTGCTGGGCATAAATCCCTTATCATGAGTTCCGGCTCAGCATTGTCTACGTACTGAGTGACAATCCAGAATGAAGGAAGTAGAAAGGTTGGTTATGTGTGTATCTGATGTGCCACAGCCGAGTCACTGCAGACCACCAGACCATGCTGGTCAGTCAGGTGGACTGAGAATGTCCTGAGGATAATCACCATGTTACACAGCGTTTTACAGTCTAAACAATCGAGGTCATGGTCATCACATGATGAACTTAGTATTTAGTACTTGGCTAGGAAACAAGCCCATGGGAAAACATAAATAATTCCATAATGAAACTACACTAGTCCTCGAGTTAATCGTAGAACCTTGAGTACATATTCAACAAAAATGGCAATATTATGTTTCTTGAAGCACACTTGCACTCTCCAGTCTCATAACTACATAATTAATCGTAGATGATAGTTGCtttaggaataaaaagctttaagGAGTATACTAGAATAATAAGTCTGGTCTTCAAGAGATTAAATGATTACTAAAACCAATAAAACCAGTAAAACCAAAAAGCCTAATTATGGTATTTTTATAAAAAGTAATCTGAGGTGGTCCTTTATTTGATTTTCGCTCTTTCAGTTCAATCCTGTAAAACCCATTGATAAAGGCGACCCGAAGTACATCAGCAACCCCAGCCTGAAAGACAAAGTGCACTGTCTGGTGAGTGTTCTACCAGCTGACAGAATCTCCCTCATCAGTCACAACGTTATTAAGAAAATGAGAGCTGTTCGGGAAAAAGCACGTGACTTGGGTGAGTTTTTCACATAATTATCCTGTCAGGGTTAtgtttcccatcagccactgcacttCACTGGATCACATCGCATAACTGTTTGCACCTGTATCACATTTTTACTTAATGAGCATAAGCATTTAAGTCACGTCTTGCACCTGACTCACTGCCTAGCTTTTGTCTTTCGTTGTCGATTGTTATCACGTTATGCTCTCTAGTCAAAGTATGTCACATTGCCTTGAAACCATAGTTCATGTTGCATTCTCTGTGTCCttcctttattttcactgaaatattGTTCTGCATTCGCATCCGCCTCCTCTGCAAATCCCTGACATATACACAGAAATCTGGTCATATCCACCACTACTGCTATGTGCTATTACAGTAGTCAGGTTTTTCCTAAGCGGTGTCATCTTAAAGATAAAAGCTACATTCTACTGTATTTAAGATAGacaaactgtttgtgtttgtggtgattCATCAGGGATTCCTCAAGTGGTCGTCATGTCGATGGTGGATAAAGCATGCCCTCTGGTTAAGGAGAACCTGCGTAAGATCTACaccagcaaaaaaattaaagagaaggtgagaacaacagcaacagccatctcttcctccttttatttcCTGCCTGTAGGTCTCCCATCTACTCCATGATATTTTCCAGCACCAGAGAACTTTTTAACATGTATATGcttttttatattaacattttgtaaatgCTGATAAAACCGTGACTCCTAACCTAACCTCAGTTCCTCAAATACAATAAGTCATGTTGTATCTGTTTATCTTAGATGGAGGAGTGCAGTCATAAACTGGGAGTCCCGATGAACTGCATCTTTCCTGTGCTGAACTACCATGAGCAGGTTACCAACGACACGGACATGGATCTTCTGATTCTCATGGCGATGACTGACATCATTAGATTCGCCAGTCACTATGTTGAAGACCAGGTTTACAATGTCAATGACTATGTTGAAAACCAGGTTTACAGAGAATAAGTTCCTGACGTGTCACGTTCAGTCTCCAACAGAGAAGCAACGTGGAACTGGCTAGTTTCAGGAATTCACAATATGAACaaagtattaaaagtatttagaaactattaaaacatgtttaatcttttcactttatttagaTGCAATTATTAAACTGCATTAGAGTATATTTATCTGTGCATGTGATAGATAAAAGATGTTGGAACATCTCATTCATTCTTTGTTTAGTGAAGATCACTTTAAGcacttcagtttttttaattctaaaaatACTTACAATAAAAGTATGAATAAAAAAGACGGATGTAACTGATGAGAGACAGTAATCTGGAGTAATCTTCACTACTGTCACTATGAGCTTTATAtatcttggtttttttttgtaaacattttaaatttcagtgtaaaaatgagttttttctttcattctgatGAGCATGATAAGATGAATAAACAGCAGCAAatacacttgtgtgtgtttttatgtctaGAGAAATTAGTTGAGAAAACAATTCAACTGCATTTGGTGAGATATTGGTTTTATTATGTATTCATTCAGTAAGTAATTACATTCATGTTTCACTACTGTTTGTTATCATTTCAGCTGTATTTAGATAGTAGCTGGTTAGTGTAATGTACTTATGTTGAAGTGGGACATAGCTCTCTCTCCTTATCTATAAATTTCTGATGCAGAGTCTGCTGTCATGAAAACACTTCAAAATTCTACTGAGAGTTTAAAGaaagtttgttttctgttgCATTCATGTGAGTCTTGTGTCATGAATCCCTggcagtattttttatttactgcttAGTTTGTGTAGTAAATGCAGCAGCCTGCACTCTCTGAACAGATCACagtcaccaacacacactctcacacaaacccacacactcacCGCAGCGGAGACGTTACTGCAGCTAACACtgaaaacaccacaaacacagagctggTGATTACAAAGAgccgtgtgtgtgattacaggaatATTGCGTTATAATAACTGCACAATGCAGTATAGTGATTTTCAGTTATGGTCATTAGATAATGTagataatatgtaaggaataaatcagtTCAGGTTGtgtagttataggaaaattatcagcAGAGATTATAAGAAACTAAGAAAGAGGGCAACTTAAA
This Pangasianodon hypophthalmus isolate fPanHyp1 chromosome 26, fPanHyp1.pri, whole genome shotgun sequence DNA region includes the following protein-coding sequences:
- the LOC117596161 gene encoding interferon-induced protein 44: MSWLDQLFRPFFNLNQHEQPTPKPDPEFDRQWRPVAWSEGNKHLMLRKLKDFQPGTAEVHELKILLHGPIGAGKSSLINSINTVLQGYNAAGALADSSAGQSQSFTLKLKFHKLKKAGPGTFYPFVFADIMGLEPEESNGVQTEDMIQILQGRIKDGYTFNPVKPIDKGDPKYISNPSLKDKVHCLVSVLPADRISLISHNVIKKMRAVREKARDLGIPQVVVMSMVDKACPLVKENLRKIYTSKKIKEKMEECSHKLGVPMNCIFPVLNYHEQVTNDTDMDLLILMAMTDIIRFASHYVEDQVYNVNDYVENQVYRE